The proteins below are encoded in one region of Myxococcales bacterium:
- a CDS encoding alpha/beta fold hydrolase yields MQIDRHWPESTGWALDVRRYVRPGLGVPRRRPVLLVPGYCMNTTPLGFHPSGLSMIEFLVERGFEVWTSNLRGQGESRSLGGGRDVGFRVLALEDLATAIRHVREHTETGTDRVDVVGCSLGGTYIFAYLAHHPETHGVGSVVGIGAPLRWLNANPLLKLVFASPTLTRRLRVSGTRRMAGFVLPLVARRAPRLLSLYMNASIVDLSQPEELIDTVEDPIPKLNSEIARWFKSGDLVVDGLNITTALGEIDRPLLCVVANRDGIVPPDAARSALEVMRAPASTELAVGDDETWFAHADLFISRPAQERVFAPLADWLAARD; encoded by the coding sequence ATGCAGATCGATCGACACTGGCCCGAGAGCACCGGGTGGGCTCTGGATGTGCGCCGCTACGTTCGCCCGGGGCTCGGCGTCCCGCGCCGGCGTCCCGTGCTGCTCGTACCTGGCTATTGCATGAACACCACGCCCCTCGGTTTTCACCCGAGCGGCCTCTCGATGATCGAGTTCCTGGTCGAGCGCGGGTTCGAGGTCTGGACCAGCAACCTCCGAGGCCAGGGCGAATCGCGCTCACTCGGCGGAGGGCGGGACGTGGGTTTTCGCGTCCTGGCTCTGGAAGATCTGGCGACGGCGATCCGCCACGTGCGCGAGCACACCGAGACGGGAACGGACCGCGTTGACGTCGTCGGTTGCAGCCTGGGCGGGACGTACATCTTCGCGTATCTCGCGCATCATCCCGAGACGCACGGAGTTGGATCGGTGGTCGGAATCGGTGCACCGTTGCGCTGGCTGAACGCCAACCCGCTGCTCAAGCTGGTGTTTGCATCGCCGACGCTCACGCGGCGGCTTCGGGTCTCCGGGACGCGTCGCATGGCGGGGTTCGTGTTGCCGCTCGTCGCTCGACGTGCGCCTCGGCTCTTGTCGCTCTACATGAACGCGTCGATCGTCGATCTGTCCCAGCCCGAGGAGCTGATCGACACGGTTGAGGATCCGATCCCGAAGCTCAACTCCGAGATCGCACGCTGGTTCAAGTCCGGTGATCTGGTGGTGGATGGCCTCAACATCACGACCGCGCTCGGCGAGATCGATCGTCCGCTTTTGTGCGTGGTGGCGAACCGCGACGGCATCGTGCCGCCGGACGCGGCGCGGAGCGCGCTCGAGGTCATGCGTGCGCCGGCCTCGACCGAGCTCGCGGTCGGGGACGACGAGACCTGGTTCGCCCACGCCGATCTGTTCATCAGCCGGCCCGCGCAAGAGCGCGTGTTTGCGCCGCTCGCGGACTGGCTGGCGGCTAGGGACTGA
- a CDS encoding outer membrane lipoprotein carrier protein LolA, protein MKLHHAVLSVLVALATPFVIQATADAQSKPAAKSGPSANEVAENVQKFYDKTKNFKSGFKQRYQVKAYNKRKDSAGTVIFEKPGKMSWRYTNNGNRVVSDGKIIKVYEAENKQMYEQSMGKSQYPAALAFLVGGGNLKKSFKLRKLDAKQMQFEGGYVLEGVPKEATPAYQKILLYVDSGTYQVRRVLLLDAQGNRNRFDFVSPTVNEKIPAGEFDFKPPQGTQVIKP, encoded by the coding sequence ATGAAGCTCCACCACGCAGTCTTGTCCGTCCTCGTCGCGCTCGCGACTCCGTTCGTCATCCAGGCCACCGCCGATGCTCAGTCGAAGCCGGCAGCCAAGAGCGGACCCAGCGCCAACGAGGTCGCCGAGAACGTGCAGAAGTTCTACGACAAGACCAAGAACTTCAAGTCGGGCTTCAAACAACGCTATCAGGTCAAGGCCTACAACAAGCGCAAGGACAGCGCCGGCACCGTGATCTTCGAGAAGCCCGGCAAGATGAGCTGGCGCTACACGAACAACGGCAACCGCGTGGTCTCGGACGGCAAGATCATCAAGGTCTACGAGGCCGAGAACAAACAGATGTACGAGCAGTCGATGGGCAAGAGCCAGTACCCGGCGGCGCTCGCGTTCCTGGTCGGCGGCGGCAACCTCAAGAAGAGCTTCAAGCTGCGCAAGCTCGACGCCAAGCAGATGCAGTTCGAGGGGGGCTACGTGCTCGAGGGCGTGCCGAAGGAAGCGACGCCCGCCTACCAGAAGATCCTGCTCTATGTCGACTCCGGCACGTATCAGGTGCGGCGTGTGCTGCTGCTGGATGCGCAGGGGAACCGCAATCGCTTCGACTTCGTGTCACCGACCGTGAACGAGAAGATCCCGGCGGGCGAGTTCGACTTCAAGCCTCCGCAGGGCACCCAGGTCATCAAGCCCTGA
- the ruvC gene encoding crossover junction endodeoxyribonuclease RuvC yields MIALGIDPGTLHLGWGVVERSGSRLRHIAHGVIHLDAKMALAGRLQRIDSELAQVITRYTPDVGSVESLFFHKDAQAAAKLGHARGVVLLSLARAGVNVAEYAPARVKRTVAGRGQADKRQVALMVRAVLSLAELPPGDAADALALAVTHLRLGPLAERLATHVQPQARAHRRGQAAIRALVASRRRVPT; encoded by the coding sequence GTGATCGCCCTCGGCATCGACCCCGGCACGCTGCACCTCGGGTGGGGTGTGGTGGAGCGTAGCGGCAGCCGATTGAGGCACATCGCGCACGGCGTGATTCACCTGGATGCCAAGATGGCCCTCGCCGGGCGCTTGCAGCGCATCGACTCCGAGCTCGCGCAGGTGATCACTCGGTACACACCTGACGTCGGCTCGGTCGAGAGCCTGTTCTTCCACAAGGACGCCCAGGCCGCCGCGAAGCTCGGTCACGCGCGCGGAGTCGTGTTGCTCTCCCTCGCGCGCGCCGGCGTCAACGTCGCGGAGTACGCGCCGGCTCGTGTGAAGCGCACGGTTGCGGGTCGCGGGCAGGCTGACAAACGCCAGGTCGCGCTGATGGTGCGCGCAGTGTTGTCGCTCGCGGAGCTCCCGCCGGGTGACGCCGCCGACGCCTTGGCGCTCGCGGTCACCCACCTGCGCTTGGGTCCTCTGGCGGAACGACTCGCGACGCACGTGCAGCCGCAGGCGCGGGCACACCGGCGCGGGCAGGCGGCGATTCGCGCTTTGGTCGCGTCCCGGCGTCGCGTGCCCACCTGA
- a CDS encoding protein kinase, with amino-acid sequence MQQVIPAPGMVLAERYRLDEQIGHGGFSQVFRATELRIGREVAIKILSQDSVDAAGEQRFQREAELARQLTHPNTVHLLDFDLSHRPSPFIVYELLSGDTLERVVKRDGPLAERRAWW; translated from the coding sequence TTGCAACAGGTAATCCCAGCACCCGGAATGGTCCTCGCCGAGCGGTACCGGCTGGATGAACAGATCGGACACGGGGGTTTCAGCCAGGTATTTCGCGCGACCGAGCTCCGGATCGGGCGCGAGGTGGCGATCAAGATCTTGAGCCAGGACAGCGTCGACGCCGCCGGCGAACAACGCTTTCAGCGGGAGGCGGAGCTGGCGCGGCAGCTGACCCACCCGAACACGGTGCACCTGCTGGACTTCGACCTCAGCCACCGACCCAGCCCGTTCATCGTGTACGAGCTGCTCAGCGGCGACACCCTGGAGCGGGTCGTCAAGCGTGATGGGCCGCTGGCCGAACGCCGCGCCTGGTGGTGA